A single genomic interval of Parvularcula marina harbors:
- the ubiA gene encoding 4-hydroxybenzoate octaprenyltransferase, which produces MSETDTKTPDAVPTFVDRLPRPIQPYLRLMRADRPVGVWLLLIPCFWGSLVARPNPTPAHEMFGFWFLFLVGSFVMRSAGCIYNDIIDRDIDRQVERTAARPLASGRIKPAAAWVLLVLLCLIGLAVLLQLGLPAIITGLCSLILVAGYPFMKRITWWPQAWLGLTFNWGVLVGAATLAGTIPVSAMMIYAAGIFWTLGYDTIYAHQDREDDALVGVKSSARRLGQHSATAIAAFFGLTLVLFAFALIAEDALHGLPFLLPAALHFIWQIRKLDIEDPALCLKLFKSNVLTGILLTLPLFAA; this is translated from the coding sequence ATGAGCGAGACCGACACCAAAACGCCTGACGCCGTGCCGACCTTCGTCGACAGGCTGCCCCGCCCGATCCAGCCCTATCTGCGCCTCATGCGTGCTGACCGCCCAGTCGGGGTCTGGCTCCTTCTCATCCCCTGCTTCTGGGGATCGCTGGTCGCGCGGCCCAACCCGACACCGGCCCATGAGATGTTCGGTTTCTGGTTTCTCTTCCTCGTCGGCAGTTTCGTCATGCGCTCGGCGGGCTGCATCTATAATGACATTATCGACCGCGACATCGACCGGCAGGTCGAGCGCACCGCCGCCCGGCCCCTCGCCAGCGGCCGGATTAAACCCGCCGCCGCTTGGGTGCTTCTCGTTCTTCTCTGCCTGATCGGTCTTGCCGTCCTCCTCCAGCTTGGCCTGCCCGCGATCATTACAGGGCTCTGCTCGCTGATCCTTGTCGCGGGCTACCCCTTCATGAAGCGGATCACCTGGTGGCCGCAGGCCTGGCTCGGGCTGACCTTTAACTGGGGCGTGCTGGTCGGGGCCGCGACCCTTGCCGGGACGATTCCCGTCAGTGCGATGATGATCTATGCCGCCGGCATTTTCTGGACGCTCGGCTATGACACGATCTACGCCCATCAGGACCGGGAGGATGACGCGCTGGTCGGGGTCAAATCCTCCGCCCGGCGTCTGGGTCAGCATTCCGCCACCGCCATCGCCGCCTTTTTCGGGCTGACCCTCGTTCTTTTTGCCTTCGCCCTTATCGCAGAAGACGCCCTTCACGGGCTCCCCTTCCTTCTGCCCGCAGCGCTCCATTTCATCTGGCAGATCCGCAAACTTGATATCGAGGACCCGGCGCTTTGCCTGAAGCTCTTTAAATCGAATGTCCTGACCGGGATCCTCCTGACCCTGCCCCTTTTTGCCGCATGA
- the msrB gene encoding peptide-methionine (R)-S-oxide reductase MsrB codes for MITDDSNIDWANLTEAEWRERLSEEEFRVLRKEGTERAGTSPLNDEKREGTFVCAGCELPLFASETKFESGTGWPSFYDHLPGALETKRDFKLVVPRTEYHCSRCGGHQGHVFKDGPRPTGLRYCNNGVALKFVPA; via the coding sequence ATGATAACCGATGACAGCAATATCGACTGGGCGAACCTCACCGAAGCTGAGTGGCGCGAGCGGTTGAGCGAAGAAGAATTCCGTGTCCTGCGCAAGGAAGGCACCGAGCGTGCCGGCACCTCTCCTCTTAATGATGAGAAACGCGAGGGCACATTCGTTTGCGCAGGGTGCGAGCTGCCGCTTTTTGCGTCTGAGACCAAGTTCGAATCAGGCACGGGCTGGCCGAGCTTTTACGACCACCTCCCCGGCGCGCTTGAAACCAAGCGCGACTTCAAGCTGGTTGTCCCGCGCACGGAATATCATTGCTCGCGTTGCGGCGGGCATCAGGGCCATGTCTTCAAGGACGGCCCTCGCCCGACGGGGCTGCGCTATTGCAATAATGGCGTGGCGCTGAAATTCGTCCCCGCCTAA
- the uvrB gene encoding excinuclease ABC subunit UvrB, whose amino-acid sequence MEGQWAPHRPARPDKLEGGKRLEVVSDYEPAGDQPAAIAELVEGIKEQEHDQVLLGVTGSGKTFTMAKIIEAMQRPALILAHNKTLAAQLYGEFKSFFPNNAVEYFVSYYDYYQPEAYVPRTDTYIEKESTINEQIDRMRHSATRALLERDDVIIVASVSCIYGIGSVETYTEMTFTLEKGQEIERQQLLADLVALQYKRNDVAFARGCFRARGDVIEIFPAHLEDVAWRVSMFGDEVEAITEFDPLTGQKIAELDQIKMYANSHYVTPRPTIRRALEGIKKELAETLPVLEAEGRLIEAQRLRERVTFDLEMLEATGVCNGIENYSRYLTGRKPGHPPPTLFEYLPENALVFCDESHVTIPQIGAMFKGDFARKRTLAEYGFRLPSCMDNRPLKFEEWDAMRPQTVHVSATPGPWELDRTGGVFVEQVIRPTGLVDPPVEIRPVSKGQINQVDDVIDECKKVAAKGGRVLVTTLTKKMAEDLTEYMHEQGVRVRYMHSDIDTIERIEIIRDLRLGTFDVLIGINLLREGLDIPECELVAILDADKEGFLRSETSLVQTIGRAARNVDGRVILYADGMTGSMERALAETSRRREKQLAHNEEHGITPRTVKAKIAEITDSDDEALKAAAGTTFSSQRLTGAGGMAEEATKFEHGDNMKTHIAALEKQMREAAANLEFEDAARIRDEIRKLEELDLETR is encoded by the coding sequence ATGGAGGGGCAGTGGGCGCCGCATAGGCCCGCCCGCCCGGACAAGCTCGAAGGCGGCAAGCGGCTCGAGGTCGTCTCGGATTACGAGCCGGCGGGCGACCAGCCGGCGGCGATCGCTGAACTCGTTGAAGGCATCAAAGAGCAGGAGCACGATCAGGTGCTGCTCGGGGTCACGGGGTCGGGCAAGACCTTCACCATGGCCAAGATCATCGAAGCGATGCAGCGGCCCGCGCTGATCCTTGCGCATAACAAGACGCTCGCCGCGCAGCTCTATGGTGAGTTCAAGAGCTTCTTTCCGAATAATGCGGTCGAGTATTTCGTATCCTATTACGACTACTACCAACCCGAAGCCTATGTTCCGCGCACGGATACCTATATCGAGAAAGAATCCACGATCAATGAGCAGATCGACCGGATGCGCCACTCGGCCACCCGGGCGCTGCTCGAACGCGATGATGTAATCATCGTTGCGTCGGTGTCCTGTATTTACGGTATCGGCTCGGTTGAGACCTATACGGAGATGACCTTCACCCTAGAGAAAGGGCAGGAGATTGAGCGCCAGCAATTGCTCGCGGACCTCGTGGCGCTTCAATATAAGCGCAATGATGTTGCTTTCGCGCGGGGCTGTTTCCGGGCACGGGGCGATGTCATCGAGATCTTCCCGGCGCACCTCGAGGATGTCGCCTGGCGGGTCAGCATGTTCGGTGACGAGGTTGAGGCGATCACGGAATTTGATCCGCTGACGGGACAAAAGATCGCAGAACTCGACCAGATCAAGATGTATGCGAACTCTCACTATGTGACGCCGCGCCCGACGATCCGCCGCGCGCTGGAGGGGATCAAGAAGGAGCTGGCCGAAACTCTGCCGGTTCTGGAGGCCGAAGGCCGGCTGATCGAGGCGCAGCGCCTGCGCGAACGGGTGACGTTTGATCTTGAGATGCTGGAGGCGACAGGGGTCTGCAACGGCATCGAGAACTACTCCCGCTATCTAACAGGCCGGAAGCCGGGTCATCCGCCCCCGACGCTTTTTGAATATCTGCCGGAGAATGCGCTGGTCTTCTGCGACGAAAGCCATGTGACGATCCCGCAGATCGGCGCCATGTTCAAAGGTGACTTTGCGCGAAAAAGGACGTTGGCGGAATATGGCTTCCGCCTGCCGAGCTGCATGGATAACCGGCCGCTCAAATTCGAGGAATGGGACGCGATGCGGCCCCAGACGGTGCATGTCTCCGCCACGCCGGGGCCGTGGGAGCTGGACCGCACGGGCGGTGTTTTCGTTGAGCAGGTGATCCGTCCGACGGGGCTTGTCGATCCGCCGGTCGAAATCCGGCCCGTCTCCAAGGGACAGATCAATCAGGTCGATGACGTCATTGATGAGTGCAAGAAGGTCGCGGCCAAAGGCGGTCGGGTGCTCGTCACGACCCTGACGAAAAAGATGGCCGAGGACTTGACCGAATATATGCATGAGCAGGGCGTCCGCGTTCGCTACATGCACTCGGACATTGACACGATTGAACGCATCGAGATCATCCGTGACTTGCGTCTCGGCACCTTCGATGTGCTGATCGGCATCAACCTGTTGCGCGAAGGGCTCGACATCCCGGAATGCGAGCTGGTGGCGATTCTCGATGCCGATAAGGAAGGCTTCCTGCGCTCAGAAACATCACTGGTTCAGACGATCGGCCGGGCAGCGCGGAACGTCGATGGCCGTGTCATTCTTTATGCGGATGGCATGACGGGGTCGATGGAGCGGGCGCTCGCCGAAACCTCACGCCGCCGCGAGAAACAGCTCGCCCATAATGAGGAGCATGGCATCACGCCGAGAACGGTGAAGGCGAAGATCGCTGAAATCACCGACAGCGATGATGAGGCGCTGAAAGCGGCCGCCGGGACGACCTTCAGTTCGCAAAGACTGACCGGCGCGGGCGGCATGGCCGAGGAGGCTACGAAATTCGAGCATGGCGACAATATGAAAACCCATATTGCTGCGCTTGAAAAACAGATGCGCGAGGCCGCGGCCAATCTCGAATTCGAGGACGCGGCGCGTATCCGTGATGAGATCCGCAAGCTCGAGGAACTCGATCTGGAGACGCGGTAA
- a CDS encoding AEC family transporter — protein MLEILLIISPIFIIIGTGFAAVRTGVIPIAAIDGMMKVILTFGFPCLLFSKISRLDLAAAFDPALFVSFYTGALSCFVLGMLGARLIFNRPWTDSVVIGFAALFTNCLMLGVPITARAFGPDTLGPNFAIISIHSPICFLVGITAMELAKADGQFSAASLKLITREVVRNPLMIGLAAAFIVNLSGLTVPSPIMDSVDMLAEAALPAAIFGLGGVLTKCEPKRAFGEAAMVAGLSLIIHPLIVIGLATGPMHLPLEVTQSAVLTAAMPSGLIAFVFAQLYGRATGAAASAVMFATVGSLITAPIWILILRQLGS, from the coding sequence ATGTTGGAAATCCTGCTGATCATCTCGCCGATCTTTATTATTATTGGCACCGGCTTTGCCGCGGTCCGGACGGGCGTGATCCCGATCGCCGCGATTGACGGGATGATGAAAGTTATCCTGACCTTCGGTTTTCCCTGTCTTCTTTTCAGCAAGATATCCCGTCTGGACCTGGCCGCGGCGTTCGATCCGGCGCTGTTCGTATCATTCTATACCGGTGCACTCAGCTGTTTCGTGCTCGGCATGCTGGGCGCTCGGCTGATCTTCAACCGTCCCTGGACGGATAGTGTCGTAATTGGTTTTGCCGCGCTTTTTACCAATTGCCTGATGCTGGGGGTGCCGATCACGGCACGAGCTTTCGGCCCCGACACGCTCGGCCCGAATTTCGCAATCATCTCCATTCACTCACCGATCTGCTTCCTGGTCGGGATCACGGCAATGGAGCTGGCCAAGGCGGATGGGCAGTTCTCTGCGGCATCGCTGAAACTCATTACGCGAGAGGTCGTACGCAACCCGTTGATGATCGGGCTGGCTGCGGCCTTTATCGTCAATCTGTCCGGGCTGACCGTCCCGTCGCCAATCATGGACAGCGTCGATATGCTGGCAGAAGCAGCGTTGCCTGCGGCCATTTTCGGATTAGGCGGCGTGCTGACAAAGTGCGAACCCAAGCGGGCCTTCGGCGAGGCCGCCATGGTCGCCGGTCTCTCACTGATCATTCATCCGCTGATTGTCATTGGGCTCGCGACAGGGCCGATGCATCTGCCGCTTGAGGTCACGCAATCGGCCGTCCTGACGGCGGCGATGCCATCAGGGCTCATCGCATTTGTCTTTGCGCAGCTTTACGGAAGGGCCACCGGCGCGGCGGCCAGTGCAGTGATGTTTGCAACCGTCGGGTCGTTGATCACCGCGCCGATCTGGATCCTCATCTTACGCCAATTGGGGAGTTGA
- a CDS encoding patatin-like phospholipase family protein produces the protein MGTTRKSLFGRMGAMAGLGLALSGCVAFMPDRIHYVWEPDETAAPTTEIVSHDQFVGLAFSGGGSRAAYFAAAGAEALNEAGLLEEVTHISSVSGGSMAASYLATRPPEACGPRDVPCTRAYFDAYKATMRENYFWPMEWGQITKPNRFLSPTRRISSLQNAFDTKYLDEKTFGDLPSSRVLLINAASYDDGRRFVFSNRPIANGGQTDLPLSKDTLRSRNFSTSACAYPTPDDFPIALAVASSAAFPPALGPVAIEVPPACGETQTQYWHLGDGGILENKGVETLQEILLLNTQTPAPPKRAVIFSFDAGKQDSLERNLANRDLRLWTSDPGRVVSITNQRADAYWQIVWEQAKARLDIPVTIINIRYTDHIPTEWPESCKGRIRKGSIEDALNAVPTRFSITPCDAGLIEASARLGVARAVAEHRDTLVELK, from the coding sequence ATGGGGACGACGAGAAAAAGTCTGTTCGGACGCATGGGCGCAATGGCGGGGCTCGGCCTTGCCCTTTCGGGCTGTGTCGCCTTCATGCCGGACCGCATCCATTATGTGTGGGAGCCGGATGAGACTGCCGCTCCGACCACGGAGATAGTTTCACACGACCAATTTGTCGGCCTTGCCTTCTCCGGCGGGGGCAGCCGCGCGGCTTATTTTGCTGCCGCCGGGGCCGAAGCGCTGAACGAAGCGGGCCTCCTCGAAGAAGTCACCCATATCTCCAGCGTGTCGGGCGGGTCGATGGCGGCCTCCTATCTTGCGACGCGCCCACCGGAAGCCTGCGGCCCCCGCGATGTTCCCTGCACCCGCGCCTATTTTGATGCCTACAAGGCGACGATGCGCGAGAATTATTTCTGGCCGATGGAATGGGGGCAGATCACCAAACCCAACCGGTTCCTCAGCCCGACGCGCCGCATCTCCTCCCTGCAGAATGCTTTCGATACGAAATATCTTGATGAGAAGACCTTTGGCGATTTGCCCTCCTCGCGCGTCCTCCTGATCAATGCGGCGAGCTATGATGACGGGCGGCGTTTTGTCTTCTCCAACCGGCCGATTGCCAATGGCGGACAGACTGACCTGCCCTTGAGCAAGGACACGCTCCGCTCTCGCAATTTCAGCACCTCGGCTTGCGCTTATCCGACGCCGGACGATTTCCCTATCGCGCTGGCTGTTGCCTCTTCTGCCGCCTTCCCGCCCGCTCTGGGGCCGGTCGCCATCGAAGTGCCGCCCGCCTGCGGCGAGACGCAAACGCAATACTGGCATCTCGGCGATGGCGGCATCCTCGAGAACAAGGGCGTTGAGACGCTGCAGGAGATCCTGCTGCTTAATACCCAAACGCCTGCGCCGCCCAAACGCGCCGTCATCTTCTCCTTTGATGCGGGCAAGCAGGATTCGCTCGAACGCAATCTTGCCAATCGGGATTTACGGCTGTGGACCAGTGACCCCGGCCGTGTCGTCAGCATCACCAACCAACGAGCCGATGCCTATTGGCAGATCGTCTGGGAGCAGGCGAAAGCCCGGCTCGATATCCCCGTGACGATCATCAATATCCGCTATACGGATCATATCCCGACGGAATGGCCGGAAAGCTGCAAAGGCCGCATCCGCAAAGGCTCGATTGAGGATGCCCTCAATGCCGTGCCGACACGATTCTCCATCACCCCTTGCGATGCCGGTCTGATCGAAGCCTCCGCACGCCTTGGCGTCGCCCGTGCGGTCGCTGAGCATCGGGACACACTGGTCGAGCTGAAATAA
- a CDS encoding DUF2793 domain-containing protein yields MDNSTRLSFPYVMEAQAQKHVTVNETIRSLDALVHLSVSSRTVSEEPEEPAQGEGYILPSGKTGESWSGLADDVIAVWQDNAWREYPAIEGITAYVADEGRHIVWDGSEWGAFGSEEAARFGINTGPDDTNRLAVKTDAVLFSHDDVTPGTGDMRQSINKASASDTASLVFQTGASGRVEIGLTGSDDLTIRVSADGETFVDAILIDHETGEVSFPNSTGIGGPSAPAWVPAGASFAISAEEAAVWTEATGPISNLLSPEDAEFSAGSNPLILLDTGKPAAAATGAPRRSYDVAEGAWGYVIEAETPALPNGAPTPPALLGLDLTFDFVVDTVLGSDGNTGVPAAPLATLSELSSRLGSLATSASVNVRIKQGDYVDDPLLVYSIDTNTITLVFEPGTTLRSTFTGVGSTQAFDMTDGTVILYGNGLHIRDWQGLDEIASDDFQSSSNGLAVHGSGDLTVHDVKVSNCGDGLTAHADGRLEAYRCWVEDCHKYAAVHVNDSTSYHEDCTFIGGEGHGGEDVRAPAGIIGGFEGSLGGHEFFRCRILPSPSGAVNDVGGGAIAVFDQCQFGTLTDYVKLTAAEVTDSFVHFYAQMNTFEGVMTRCYGKGSVRLRQGASAVPVFENCVFTGPAAGVSTSFLFANYDPGGFSELTIDDCIFTGYTKAIDLDESFSVGYWQASGSAITSSTFFGNTSDLGTAGAAEVGTTITDPLYTDPSLGSHSASLDMADYAAGSGTDGFASGAAVTTGPAQSPADDVWSYEDLSALGLLDGQTVRFTATDDSVTNVILSGGSLTIPPGAWKEIYGPA; encoded by the coding sequence ATGGACAACTCGACCCGACTTTCTTTCCCTTACGTGATGGAAGCCCAGGCGCAAAAGCATGTCACGGTCAATGAAACGATCCGGTCTCTTGATGCGTTGGTGCATTTATCTGTCAGCTCCCGGACGGTCAGCGAAGAGCCTGAAGAACCTGCTCAAGGCGAGGGGTATATCCTGCCGTCTGGCAAAACGGGCGAAAGCTGGTCTGGTCTTGCTGATGATGTAATCGCTGTCTGGCAGGATAATGCCTGGCGGGAATATCCCGCGATTGAAGGCATCACGGCCTATGTCGCTGACGAAGGGCGGCACATTGTCTGGGACGGCTCTGAATGGGGTGCTTTCGGAAGTGAAGAGGCGGCCCGCTTCGGGATCAATACGGGGCCGGATGATACCAATCGGCTGGCCGTGAAGACTGATGCTGTCCTCTTCTCCCATGATGACGTTACGCCGGGGACGGGGGACATGCGTCAGTCGATCAACAAGGCGAGTGCGAGTGATACGGCCTCACTTGTCTTTCAGACTGGGGCGTCGGGCCGTGTCGAGATCGGCCTGACGGGCTCGGACGATCTGACCATTCGGGTCAGTGCGGACGGCGAGACATTTGTTGATGCGATCCTGATTGATCACGAGACGGGGGAAGTCAGCTTTCCCAACTCGACAGGCATTGGCGGGCCTTCTGCGCCTGCATGGGTGCCCGCAGGTGCGAGTTTTGCAATCTCTGCAGAGGAAGCGGCGGTCTGGACCGAAGCGACGGGCCCTATTTCAAACCTCTTGTCACCCGAGGATGCTGAATTCAGTGCTGGGAGCAATCCGCTTATTCTTCTCGACACAGGCAAACCGGCTGCCGCGGCCACAGGCGCGCCGAGACGATCCTATGATGTAGCAGAGGGAGCATGGGGATATGTGATCGAGGCGGAGACGCCCGCGCTGCCGAATGGCGCACCCACGCCTCCAGCGTTGCTAGGACTTGATCTGACTTTTGATTTTGTCGTTGATACGGTGCTTGGCAGTGATGGCAATACAGGCGTGCCGGCTGCGCCTCTGGCGACGCTTTCAGAACTATCAAGCCGACTAGGAAGCCTTGCCACGAGTGCATCCGTCAATGTACGGATCAAGCAGGGCGACTATGTGGATGATCCACTGCTGGTTTATTCCATCGATACCAATACGATCACATTAGTGTTTGAGCCGGGGACAACACTTCGCTCAACCTTCACCGGTGTTGGGTCGACGCAAGCATTCGATATGACGGACGGCACCGTTATCCTATATGGGAACGGGCTTCATATCCGTGATTGGCAAGGCCTCGACGAAATCGCTTCGGATGATTTCCAGAGCTCATCAAATGGTCTTGCCGTGCACGGATCAGGTGATCTGACCGTGCATGATGTCAAGGTGTCCAACTGCGGCGATGGCCTGACGGCACATGCTGACGGCAGACTGGAAGCCTATAGATGCTGGGTTGAAGACTGTCACAAATACGCAGCTGTCCACGTCAATGACAGCACGTCCTATCACGAAGATTGCACCTTCATCGGCGGCGAAGGACATGGCGGTGAGGATGTCAGAGCGCCCGCAGGTATTATTGGCGGGTTCGAAGGCTCGCTGGGGGGTCATGAATTCTTCCGTTGCCGGATTCTGCCGAGTCCCAGCGGGGCAGTCAACGATGTTGGCGGCGGCGCAATTGCCGTCTTCGATCAATGCCAGTTCGGGACGTTAACGGACTATGTTAAGCTCACAGCCGCGGAGGTGACGGATAGTTTTGTGCACTTCTATGCCCAAATGAACACATTCGAGGGCGTCATGACCCGATGCTATGGAAAGGGAAGTGTGAGGTTGCGGCAGGGGGCGAGTGCCGTGCCCGTTTTCGAGAATTGTGTCTTCACCGGTCCTGCCGCAGGGGTCAGCACCAGCTTCCTGTTCGCCAATTACGATCCCGGGGGCTTCAGTGAGCTGACGATCGATGACTGCATTTTTACAGGCTACACGAAAGCTATAGATCTCGATGAAAGCTTTTCAGTTGGCTATTGGCAGGCCTCTGGATCGGCGATCACCTCATCGACTTTCTTTGGCAATACCAGCGATCTGGGAACGGCCGGCGCAGCAGAGGTCGGCACGACAATCACCGATCCGCTTTATACGGACCCGTCATTGGGCAGTCATTCTGCGTCGCTCGATATGGCGGACTATGCCGCTGGTAGCGGCACAGATGGCTTTGCCTCAGGTGCGGCTGTGACGACCGGCCCGGCGCAATCACCCGCAGATGATGTGTGGAGCTATGAGGATTTATCCGCCCTCGGCCTGCTCGACGGCCAGACGGTCCGCTTCACCGCGACGGATGACAGCGTAACGAATGTGATTCTGTCGGGCGGGAGTCTGACGATCCCGCCCGGCGCCTGGAAGGAAATCTACGGACCGGCTTAG
- a CDS encoding DUF1579 family protein, with protein sequence MFRKFLPFMLALGLGIGSATADEDPVLEAMARLAPLEGEFVITGVRHTPDGPIELRKATSTSHFVLNGRVLEEERTSDLGLEELITLKTQMSYDQYRQLYRVAVVDDTWGLMDIYEGRFTEPEMLEVTNLRSDTHFPLGDDQKMHFRLRWDLGAPKTFTVDYSLDQGESWAIYFEEVMTPSE encoded by the coding sequence ATGTTCCGCAAATTCCTGCCCTTCATGCTCGCCCTCGGTCTGGGGATCGGGTCCGCCACTGCTGACGAGGATCCGGTTCTGGAGGCCATGGCAAGACTGGCGCCGCTCGAAGGGGAGTTCGTCATCACCGGCGTCCGGCATACGCCTGATGGCCCGATTGAATTGCGCAAAGCGACGAGCACTTCTCATTTCGTGCTGAATGGCCGGGTTCTGGAAGAAGAACGGACGTCGGATCTTGGTCTGGAAGAGCTGATCACCCTCAAGACCCAAATGAGCTATGATCAGTACAGACAGCTATATCGCGTGGCTGTCGTCGATGACACCTGGGGGCTGATGGACATCTATGAGGGGCGTTTCACCGAACCTGAAATGCTTGAGGTCACCAATCTGCGCAGCGACACCCACTTCCCACTCGGTGATGATCAGAAGATGCATTTTCGTCTGCGTTGGGACCTTGGTGCTCCCAAGACATTCACGGTCGATTACTCGCTCGACCAGGGTGAGAGCTGGGCAATCTATTTCGAAGAAGTCATGACGCCATCGGAATAA
- a CDS encoding alpha/beta hydrolase, translating to MRARSGRKVIGLLTGTFIAFALPAAAQDIQFATFPVEGDTAYAQGELGEPTPAIIEKLLKDNPGLKKIVMTNVPGSDDDEANIKASIMVHEHGLTTYVPASGMIASGGVDFFLAGKERVIEEGACIGVHAWQDDDDPTPSSELPRDHPGHKVFLDYFKKIGMDEEFYWYTLRVAKFDDMYWLSTEELLKYGVVTKIIAPPEGTSSFQLICDHR from the coding sequence ATGCGCGCACGATCTGGACGGAAAGTCATCGGCCTGCTGACTGGCACTTTCATCGCCTTCGCGCTGCCCGCCGCAGCCCAGGATATCCAGTTCGCCACTTTCCCGGTCGAAGGTGACACGGCTTATGCGCAAGGTGAACTTGGCGAGCCGACACCTGCGATCATCGAAAAGCTGCTCAAGGACAATCCCGGCCTCAAGAAAATCGTCATGACCAATGTACCGGGCTCGGATGATGATGAAGCCAATATTAAGGCCTCGATCATGGTCCATGAACATGGCCTGACGACTTATGTGCCCGCCTCAGGCATGATCGCGTCGGGCGGTGTCGATTTCTTCCTCGCTGGCAAGGAGCGCGTTATCGAGGAAGGCGCCTGCATCGGCGTGCATGCGTGGCAGGATGATGATGATCCGACGCCCTCCAGCGAATTGCCCCGCGATCACCCGGGCCACAAGGTTTTCCTAGATTACTTCAAAAAGATCGGCATGGATGAGGAATTCTACTGGTACACGCTGCGCGTTGCCAAATTCGATGACATGTATTGGCTGAGTACGGAAGAACTCCTGAAATATGGCGTCGTCACGAAAATTATTGCCCCGCCCGAAGGGACATCAAGCTTTCAGCTGATCTGCGATCATCGCTGA
- a CDS encoding DUF423 domain-containing protein: MSKTLTFAAALLGFLAVAAGAFGAHALDGQLTEKAADWWQTGTFYLLTHAVAAFAVGVSGQKGLFVTGGWCLALGCTVFGASLYALALGAPSILGAITPIGGILMLAGWALAAIGAIRR; this comes from the coding sequence ATGAGCAAGACCCTCACCTTCGCCGCTGCCCTCCTCGGATTTCTGGCCGTCGCGGCTGGCGCTTTCGGCGCCCATGCCCTTGATGGCCAGCTCACCGAAAAGGCGGCGGACTGGTGGCAGACCGGGACGTTCTACCTTCTGACCCATGCCGTGGCGGCCTTTGCCGTCGGGGTGTCGGGACAAAAGGGCCTGTTTGTCACCGGCGGATGGTGCCTCGCCCTCGGCTGCACCGTCTTTGGGGCCTCGCTTTATGCTCTCGCTCTTGGAGCGCCGTCGATCCTCGGGGCCATCACCCCGATCGGCGGCATCCTGATGCTGGCGGGATGGGCCCTTGCGGCCATCGGCGCGATAAGGAGATGA